Genomic DNA from Mobula birostris isolate sMobBir1 chromosome 18, sMobBir1.hap1, whole genome shotgun sequence:
tacctcctcattccctttatttttcccttcacaataatccacctctccccagctgcctacctctggtcccaagtctctatccctctccttctccactttctttccctcaatcccacctcttgtccgccattaccggacccacacgaccccctcccagcaatttccgttccttccccactctctttccctcaacaggttccaaaacacatcaagcaaaacacagccggCTTCCAGTCAAGCCAACTCCCAACCAACCTAAGTTCTGGGGAAAAGTTTGTGTGCATTCATCCTatttatgtctctcataattgtaTGCACCTGAGATCATTCTCAGCCTCCCATGCTCTAAGCAATAAATTAATAGCCATCCCAACCTCTCCTTTGACCTAATCCCTCAAGACCTAGCAACATCCATGTAAgtattttctgcattctttctggCTTAATGgaatctttcctatagcagggtgaccaaaactgaacacaagcctcaccaacatcttgtacacttGCACTATAACATCCTAACTTCTCTACTCAGTGTCCTAACCAATGAAGAACAGTGCGCCAAAATCAGTTGGCGAGCAGATAGTGAAGTTTCTCTGGAaatactctttttttttcttcttaaaaATAATGTACTGGGAACTGAAAAGATTCAGTATAAAGAGTGTAgcctttccacattattattctTTGAAGAGGAGCTTGAACCTGCCTCAAGAGGGTAGCATTAGTGAACTGCTTTAGAAGAGCCGTTGATGTCATAAGAATGCAGTAAAGTTGTGAAGATCCCAGCGAGTGAAAGCCAGGTGATCTATTTTGGCCACAGGGGTGATAAGTTGAGGGGCTCTCAGCAGTAACTCCTGCTAGAGAGGGAACTTAATGTGTCTGGGTCAAGCACCTTCACAGCATTGGGCTAGAACTGTGATAGCTCTCCTGATTGAAAAAACAGTTATTGCTAGCTCTTTAGACTCGAACTGTGAGGGTGACAATTTGAGGGAAATTCCCAGAAAAATACACGTGATTGTGAAATGGTACACAAACTTTTTCTATCAGGAGGATAAGTTTTGATGAAGGATTTTTGGCCTAAAGTGTTAACTGTTTTttctttgccatagatgctgtgtgttactctggacttctggcatctgcagaatatcttgtgtttaaggGATTGAGAATTTTTGTAACTCCCTGCTTCAAAAGGCAATGGAAATAAAGTCTTTACATAATTTTAAGACTGAGGTAGATAAATACCTGGTGAGGAAAGATTACTGAAGGTAGGTGGAATTCAGTGCTGATGTTACAGTCAGATCAGCCAAGATcttataaaatggtggagcaggcttgagggaCCAATTGTTTGTTTATGTTTTGGAAAACAGTAAGTTTGGAGCTGTAGCAGATGAGATGGAGACTTTCTGAAGTGATATGCAGTTAAATTTTCCCTACTGTatagattagagataaaggttagctttgtttgtcacttGTACAGAGAAACttaagagtgaaatgtgtcatttatgtcaatgaccaacagagtctgaggatgtgctggagcagcctttaagtgtcaccatgtttcctgTGCCAACAGAGCGTGACCACAATTTTTAACCCTTACCAATCCATATATGGGAGGAAACACACGCAATCACTAGAAGAATGAAAAAAATTCCTTACATTGAGCGGCAGAATCTttcagctggtgctgtaaagcgtaaACCCTACGTTAACCACTACACTTCTGTGCCTCCTATACATTTgtcatatactgtacatacagaaTGTTTACTTCAAGCAGTGAGATGTTAGCCCAGGCGGCGAGGTGTTAGCCCAGGCAATGCAGGTCTCTTAGACAGACATGGATTAATCTAGCTCATTTATCTCATTAAGTGAATCCCAGCTCATTGAAAAACCTCTCCAATCAAaggatttcaaagtacatttattatcaaagaatgtataaattatacaaccttgagatttgtttgcttacaggcagccgcgAAACCCTCCATATTTGCAATTCTTTCTCCTTCACACATCCAGACTGATCATgtcaaagatttggcatgttatctaGAACACTGACAAAGTCCTAtggatgtgtggtagagagtatattgactggctgcatcacagtctggtatggaagcaccagtgACCTTGTATGGAAAAGCTTAGAAACAgtcgtggatacagcccagtccatcatgggtaaagccctttccaccattgagcacatctacatggaacactACATCTGTCTTCAAGGAACCCCACTATTCAAGCCATGCacttttttgctgctgccatcaggaagaagatacaggagcctcaggacccataccaccaggttcaagaacatatattacccctcaaccatcaggctcttgaaccagagggtataataacttcactcaccccaacactgaactgttcccacaacctatgttctcactttcaatgactcttcacctcattatctcaatatttattgcttatttattattatttttcttctttttgtatttgcagaaggTTGTCTTTTACTCGTTGGTTGTTTGTTCTGGGagtggtgtttcattgattctttgtGTTTCTTATATTTACTGTAAATACCCACAAGAGAATGAACGTCAGAGTTGtgtatggtgaaatatatgtattttgaacttttgaatgttCCTTGCTTCCATTGCTCTTTCTGAGTCCCAACCCacaatctctgtgtgaagtacACTGCATAGGTTGAATAGAAAATGTCTTCTACAATGATACTTTTAACCTCTCTGATTGTAATTTGAATGTTTGCCAGTGGGATTGCTGGGATTTATTTTTCTATCTGTCTGAAGGTGTTTCCCGAATCCTGTCACATGAAGCTGGAGTTACAGATGTGGTCGTCTTGCAGGTAAATGTATTGCAAATCTTTTTTTACTCCCACTGAGCCCATCTTGGCTGCTTAAAGAATTTTGGAGGACTGTTGTCCAGCATTGACAAACAGCTCCCTTTATATATTACAGAGACATTTAAGCAGAGTAACAGGCCATTCACTCCAGAGGGCTCTGTTGTGCACTTGCAAGTTGTGCCCCACACAAACTTCCCCTCTGAGCCTAAAGATCCTTTAAGATTTGTGATTAACTTGGTAGAAACTACTTTATTTCATGGTGCTGAGTTGTTTGGTAACATTTTATTGTAAGACTCAATCCTGGGAAATTAGAGTCAATCGCATCACAATTGCCTCGAACTTCAGTATCATGATACCGTAGCAGCTGGTGTAGCACTATTTCAGCACCAGCGACCCAAGATCAGTtcagctgctgcctgtaaggagcttgtatgttctgtCCATGACCAtatgggattcctccaggtgctttggtttcctcccacatcccaaaatgtATGGGTAAGTAGGGTCAGATGGGTGTAATTACGTggcgcaggctcattgggccagaagggcctgtaactgtgctgtatctctaaataaaataaaaataatgcaagACATCACAGGATAAACAAATGACAGTGTTTGAACCTGATATCAGAGCTGCATGTGTTACCAACCATGTACTAACCAGGTTGCTAGTCATTGACTGACGATAATTCAGCTGCCAGGATCTTCTTGTGCTCTTCCTCAAGGCGGCACTTCTCCATGACACTGTTGAGGATACTGACACCACACTAGAGGAGATCGAGGAGAAGTTTGGAGAGAAGGTTCGGAGTATCGTTGCTGAGGTGACGGACGATAAATCACTTTCAAAGGCGGCACGGAAGAAGCTTCAGATCCAGCACGCACCTCACTGCAGCCGTGAAGCCAAACTGGTGAAACTGGCGGACAAACTGTACAATCTGCGGGATCTCAAACGTTGCACACCCAAAGGTCAGTGCCACTCTAACACGGTCTGGGTATAAGCCCGGATCGCTGTCTCTGAGCATGTcttaatgaggccactctcaggttggaggatcaacacctcatattccatctgggtagcgcCCAACCtcacagcatgaacattgatttctgccCCGTCCTCCTTTTTCCACtcccctcttatcccttctcttttcctcagcTGCCCATCAACTCTGGTTCGCTGTctcccatgctccactctcctatcagattccttctccttcagtcctttacctctttcacctatcagattccagGTTCTCATTTCAACCCCTCCCCCAtgcacctaccttcccccttgcTTGGTCTCCTgtttcaccttccagcttgtacccTATTCCCACCctgccccaccttcttattctgtcttcttcccccttcttttccagtcctgatgaagggtcttggcccgaaacatcgactgtttattcccctccatagatgctgcctgacctgctgtgttcctccagcattttgtgtgtgttgctctggatttccagcatctgcagaatctcttgtgtataagCAAAACAGGTTGGATTTGTCCACAAAAGTGTCCCTGCAGCAAAATGTCTAGCACAGAGCAGTGTGATAATATGGCAGGGGGTCATTCTGAAAGGAATGGATTGTACCAGAGGGTTAAGGAACCTCTATCTCACCTGACTTCTGTTGAATCATCATTCAGGGTGGACGGAGAAAAGAGTTGAAGAATATTTTGTCTGGGCTTCCAAAGTAATTGCTGGACTCCGAGGAACCAGTCAAGCCTTAGAAAACAGCTTGGACGCACTGTTCAAAGAAAGAAACATTTTCACTCAGTAATGGGCACTGCTGTCTTTTTCAATGAACATAAAATAAGGATTGTTTACTGTAAAATGAACAAATTAAAATATCTATCTTGTCCTGAGGTAAAACTAAATATTTCTTTCTTCCTAATGTTCGTCCTTAAGGCTGAGTAAAGTGGTACTTGAGTTCTTCTCTGCTTATATCTATTTGAAATAAATGTTGGTTATTTAGTTTGACTCACTGTGTTGTATCGTTTCACTGAAATGATTCTTCATAATTTGATTGTAAAGAATAAATAAGTGGCCCCTCTTCAAAGTTTATCTTTCATTTTTCACCATCAAAGATCTTAGGTAGGTGTTATTTGATTGGAGGGCTTTTCAGAAGCTATTTCTGTAAAGCTTTAAACCCTCTCCGAGTTTGATCTTTCACGCAGTCAATTTTCACACAAAAAAATCAGAACATTGAAGTTTCttaacagttttttttttgctttatgtgGAATGCATTGTCTACTTAAAGAAACAATCCACCCACCCACGTACAGTTGGCTGTGCCTCCTGATGCTCCTGTCTGCCCATGGTGACAGGTTGGCGGAATGTAGTTCAACAAGGTTAGAGTGGTAGTTATCATCTATGTCAACTTTGGGCAAGCTGCCACGTGATAGGTTAGATCATGTGGGATAAAAATTAGCTTGGTGGTGGGAGTTAGAGTGGTGGTGAAGGACTGGAGATCTGTGAGCAGTAGCGTGTTGCAGGGACTGGTGATGGgcccactgttgtttgtcatccacaTTAATAATTTGGTTGGAAATGTAGCTGacatggttagtaagttttgcAGATGATGCCAAAATTGGTGTTATAGTGAAGAAGGTTTGCTAAGATTCCAACAGGATCTAGATCAATTATAAAAATGGGCTAAGGAACAGCagatgtccttctgttctgaggctgcctCTCCTACTATTGGAAATAAATAGATTTACAGTGCAAATTAATAAAATCATTCTAGGCATTCCTAGagtatggtcggcacaacattgtgggccgaagggtctgtaatgtgctgtagatttctatgttctatgtgcacTGGAATATTAACTGTGTGTGCATGtctatcgctctctctctctcctcagttgcTGCCGTGTCCACTGAGCTTTTTGGCATTTTCAAATTTTatatgatttccagcatctgcagtttttctgatAAATGTTGGTGACAGggtggaaaaaaaaaagaaaaattaaagatCTGGATTCTCTGGCATCATTCCCACTCCTTTTCAGACATCCTGAAGTCTTTACATCCAATTAAGTACAGTAGTTCTAACATGTAATCACTGACGTGAAGAATTAAATGAAATGACAATGTTTTAGGGTGATTGAGGGATAAATACTGGCTGTTCACACAGATATCTCTGTGAGAGATTGACTGGAAGTGTTGACTGTGCTCCTCTCtctacagttgctgcctgacctgctgagaatttccagtgtttttttcagtcagatttccagtatttgcaacacacacaaaatgctggaggaactcagcaggtcaggaagcatcaatggagggaaatggtcagtcgatgtttcgggccaagacctttcttcatgATTGGAGAAGAGGAAGAAAACTTTCCTTAGGGAAGGCAGAGCttgaagagactttgcagtgcAGCAACAAAActcctgtccagtcctgatgagatgTTGACTGTCAATTTCCTGCCATAGACGCTGAGTTCAAGAGTGCATGTTAGCATAGTGGTTTGCATAACGTCTTGctgcaccagcaacccaggttcaattaccaccactgtctgtatgttcttcctgtgactgtgtgggcttacTCCAAGTGCTCAGGTTtccacacagtccaaagacatatgggttagggttagtgagatgtgggcatgctacgCTGGCGCCAGAAgaatggcgacacttgcaggctgcccccagcacatccttggcatCAGTTGGGCATTGATGCAAtgacatgtttcaatgtacatgtgacatatgCAGCTAATCTCCACACTCCAGCGGATtgtcggcacccaattgcccaccattgagaacatctatcataaacgctgcctgggcagggtgaaaagcattatcaaggacgcATCTCACCGTAACCATGGacctttttactctcctcccattcggtaggcgctacaggagcctccgctcctgcaccagcaggcacaggaaaagcttcttccctgaggctgtgaccctactgaacctctcatcacagtgctaagcagtattgcacccatattgtactgtctcagtacttttatatttgtgtgctgtagcactttttttatttgcagttattttgtaagtaacattattctttgcatttctggtcagatgctaaatgcatttcattggctttgtatctgtactcggcataatgacaataaagttgaatctaatctaacctcTTTCTCCAGCATTGCGTGTGTGTTGTTCAGGAGTTTTGGATTTGCAGTTTTTTTGCTCAAAACCTGAATGTGCTGCATTCAGTGGTGGCGAGGTAATTTTGTTCTTCCTCCACAgaggctgtctgacctgctgaatgtgaggGACGGCATGAACGGCGGGAGAGCAGTCACTGAAGATGAGCCTGAGCCCCAGGTGTATGTGCGGTGGGAGCAGTCCATCCCAGCATGGTGGTTTACACTGGACCTAGGAGACAGGGTTGCCAGATTGAACTTTTAATTTAAAGCCAAACAATACTAGAAAAAACCAGAAAATAGCCAAACAAATTTCAGTATATTTTTCATACTCACATCACATGAAAAGCAGGTCATTACTATCCTCTTCGCTGGAATGAGTGGAACATACGGCATAAACCTTGTCTGATGTGAAGTTTTTTAGCATTTCTGGAGATGCAGTGAAGTCTTTGCAACATTTGCTTTGAAAGCAATAGTTCTGCCCTGGTTCTCACAGTAGCATCAGAAGGTTCAGCTGCATTCTGTCTCTTACCTTCGTTTTAACGGAGGATacaagaggaaatatcctctcaacTACAGCATTGCTGACAGGGGTTATTAGGCAAGTAAGGGCAAAGGTAGAGACCTCTTTAAATGCCTGATGCTGAAGTACACCAGTCCAAAACACTTCAGTGTCTGTAGGGAGTCCATCTTTCTTAAATGCACCTTCTTCTTTCCAATCCACAAAAGGCATCTTTCTGTATTGTTCTTCAATAGTGCTGACGTTGTTTCCGGCAGGGTGTATAAAGGGTAACTCGGAAAACATGGGCCTTGAAACTTGATTTAAAATTATCACAGGGCTTGGTTTTAATAAACCTTCAAATGTATCTCTCACCGACGGAAGTCTACAGGTAACTTGACTGAGAGCTTCTTCTAGCATAGATATACATCTTTCTTTGACATTTTTTATTTCTAGATGGGCCTCAGCACTGTTGTTCTGCTGTAGGAACTTATCACTTGCTGTTAAGAATTTGATACCAAAATCAACTtcatgaattttttttctgtcttttgGCATCATACAGTCTGTTCTGAAGACCCTTCTGGTGTAAGAATATTTGTTGCTACAATTCATGAAGATCAGCTTTGGTTTGCTGAAAAAGGCCATTCAGTCTTTCAAATCCCTGCACAACAGGTGTTGCAAACTGAAAGAACAAGTAGTTTTTGTAGTCTGACAACATTTCCTTTAGGAGTCTTGCTTTGAATTTTGTATCAAACTTTGATTGGGCTAGTTCAGCAGAAATGAAATAAGCCTTTAGCTCTTCCCAGTGTTAcgaaatgtaacatttcagaaaTAATCCAAcagcaagagatttcacactgtcgggttttaatgttaaaaccactatctttattagtatctacttacaATATCGTAacttaaccaagataaacaaatGTTAACAGTGTTATTTGTGTAATATAGCTCCCAAACTAAGTTAAACTTGGGGAAACaaagcttagagtcttgagatggtaaagtaggaaagttcagttcatccacggaaTGAATGATagcagagagatatttgtaatccagggtgaaacgtAGAGAAGAGGTAATTATGAAGTATTCTACGGATTCCACGATGGTAAAACGAGATAACAGTCGCTGTAGATCTTGTCCGTcatcgttccaaatccacatacaagTTATCACCGAAAGTGATCTGTCACAGGGATATCGTCTTCAAGGGAttaccacacaacatacccaggcaagaGTTAACACATAAGTAGTCTCTACAGGATATCCCAAACAAAATCCACTCCTTTGGATTATACGAAGTGACAGTCCCACATTCGTTGTGCACCATGTGCCGATATTTAACCCAATCTTTTGGGCTTGAAAGAGTTTGAAACCATCGCAGTGACCAGTTGAAGTTTCAGCAGCTgatctcctttctctctctctctctctctctctctctctctcgactgaCTGACTGTGTCCTTGTTTTAAAGTTAACAAGCTGCAAGTCAGTCAGTGAACAACATCATAGTCCCGCCTTATTTAGGCGCTCTTAAAGAGACAatccacagtaaacgaaacctgTGGGTTCGTAACACTAGTTCATCAAAATATTAATCATAACCTATCCACACACAAGCCACCGAGTAAACGAAGGGTTTTCAAAGGGGAGGGGGGCAGTTTGGGTTAGCTCAAATTCTGTAGC
This window encodes:
- the hddc3 gene encoding guanosine-3',5'-bis(diphosphate) 3'-pyrophosphohydrolase MESH1; this translates as MSDRLLGKMDKVKAAELQIAGAGLGAMASDVHRILDTADFAARKHRNQRRKDPERTPYINHPLGVSRILSHEAGVTDVVVLQAALLHDTVEDTDTTLEEIEEKFGEKVRSIVAEVTDDKSLSKAARKKLQIQHAPHCSREAKLVKLADKLYNLRDLKRCTPKGWTEKRVEEYFVWASKVIAGLRGTSQALENSLDALFKERNIFTQ